Proteins from one Polynucleobacter wuianus genomic window:
- a CDS encoding ABC transporter permease, with the protein MKNASNKALSKPTLEYGSGFPTLLLKEVKRFYKVAFQTVAAPVLTAVLYLMIFGHVLEGREVYGRLSYTAFLIPGLVMMSVLQNAFANTSSSLIQSKVTGNLVFVLLAPLSHFEFYAAYILAAVFRGIVVGLGVFFITIFFGLPSLEYPLWILAFAFLGAAILGSLGLIAGIWADKYDQLAAFQNFIIMPATMLSGVFYSIHSLPPAWQVVSHFNPFFYMIDGFRYGFFGVSDVSPWSSLAIVLCFFVVVSAIALRLLQKGYKLRH; encoded by the coding sequence GTGAAGAATGCTTCAAATAAGGCTTTAAGCAAGCCTACTCTTGAATATGGCAGCGGCTTTCCAACTCTATTACTAAAGGAAGTAAAGCGTTTTTATAAGGTGGCGTTTCAGACCGTAGCTGCACCAGTATTAACCGCAGTGCTTTACCTCATGATCTTCGGGCATGTATTAGAGGGTAGAGAAGTCTACGGGCGTTTAAGTTATACCGCCTTTTTAATTCCAGGTTTGGTCATGATGAGCGTATTGCAAAATGCGTTTGCTAACACTTCGTCATCACTCATTCAGTCCAAAGTGACTGGTAACTTGGTATTTGTATTACTTGCGCCTTTGAGTCATTTTGAGTTTTATGCGGCGTATATTTTGGCTGCGGTATTTCGTGGAATTGTTGTTGGCCTAGGCGTATTTTTCATTACTATCTTCTTTGGGCTGCCTTCGTTGGAATATCCTTTATGGATTTTGGCATTTGCTTTTTTGGGTGCTGCCATTTTGGGTAGTCTGGGCTTGATTGCGGGCATTTGGGCTGATAAATACGATCAGCTGGCTGCTTTTCAGAACTTCATCATCATGCCTGCCACGATGCTGTCAGGAGTTTTTTATTCCATCCATTCCTTGCCGCCAGCTTGGCAGGTGGTATCCCATTTCAACCCATTCTTTTACATGATTGACGGATTTCGCTATGGGTTCTTTGGAGTCTCTGATGTATCCCCATGGAGCAGCCTCGCAATCGTCTTGTGTTTCTTTGTAGTGGTTTCAGCGATTGCTTTGCGCTTATTACAAAAGGGCTATAAGCTCCGACATTAA
- the murA gene encoding UDP-N-acetylglucosamine 1-carboxyvinyltransferase, with product MDKLRMVGGTSLKGEVKIAGAKNAALPILCACLLTNETVVLRNLPDLQDVRTMLKLLQEIGVEVSYPNTGDRNHVVLNAAVIKSSEATYEMVKTMRASILVLGPLLARMHSAKVSLPGGCAIGARPVDQHIKGLKAMGASIKIKSGYIQAETKPQKDRLKGASILTDMITVTGTENLLMAATLASGTTILENAAREPEVGDLAELLVKMGAKISGIGSDRLVIEGVEKLHGAEHSVIPDRIEAGTFLCAVAAAGGEILVTHCRPDTLDAVIVKLKETGLQMEMGPDWIKASMHSRPKAVSFRTSEYPAFPTDMQAQLMAVNAVATGSSTITETIFENRFMHVQELNRLGADIAIEGNTAIAQGVDKLSGAIVMATDLRASASLVIAGLAAQGETQVDRIYHLDRGYDRMEQKLTLLGANIERVK from the coding sequence ATGGATAAATTAAGAATGGTAGGCGGGACCTCACTCAAGGGTGAGGTCAAGATTGCTGGAGCCAAAAATGCCGCTTTACCAATTCTGTGTGCTTGTCTGTTGACCAATGAGACAGTAGTCTTACGTAATCTTCCAGATCTGCAAGATGTGCGCACCATGCTTAAGCTTTTACAGGAGATTGGTGTGGAGGTAAGCTATCCAAATACTGGAGATCGTAATCATGTTGTGCTCAATGCCGCAGTAATTAAGAGCTCAGAGGCAACCTATGAGATGGTGAAAACCATGCGCGCCTCTATCTTGGTGCTCGGCCCGCTTCTCGCCAGAATGCATAGCGCTAAGGTGTCATTGCCCGGTGGCTGTGCAATTGGCGCCCGTCCAGTTGATCAGCACATCAAAGGTCTAAAGGCTATGGGTGCAAGCATCAAGATTAAGAGTGGCTATATTCAAGCAGAAACCAAGCCACAAAAAGATCGTCTTAAGGGCGCTTCGATTTTGACTGACATGATTACGGTCACTGGCACAGAAAATTTATTAATGGCTGCTACATTGGCCTCTGGCACTACGATTTTAGAAAATGCTGCGCGTGAGCCAGAGGTTGGTGACTTGGCTGAGTTGCTCGTCAAGATGGGTGCCAAGATTTCCGGGATCGGTAGCGATCGTTTGGTGATTGAAGGTGTCGAGAAATTGCATGGTGCTGAGCATTCCGTGATTCCGGATCGTATTGAAGCAGGCACTTTCCTGTGTGCGGTTGCTGCTGCTGGTGGCGAGATTTTGGTAACGCACTGCCGTCCCGATACGCTTGATGCTGTAATAGTAAAACTTAAGGAGACTGGTCTTCAGATGGAGATGGGCCCTGATTGGATTAAAGCTTCCATGCATTCTCGTCCTAAGGCAGTGAGTTTCCGCACATCAGAGTACCCAGCATTTCCAACCGATATGCAGGCCCAGCTGATGGCAGTCAATGCTGTGGCAACCGGAAGCTCGACTATTACCGAGACGATCTTTGAAAATCGTTTTATGCACGTTCAAGAACTCAATCGTTTGGGAGCTGATATCGCAATTGAAGGCAATACTGCCATTGCCCAGGGCGTAGACAAGCTCTCTGGCGCGATTGTGATGGCAACCGATCTTCGTGCTTCAGCTAGCTTGGTAATCGCTGGTCTTGCTGCCCAGGGCGAAACCCAAGTGGATCGGATTTACCATTTGGATCGGGGATATGACCGTATGGAGCAGAAGTTGACGCTATTAGGCGCCAACATTGAGCGCGTCAAGTAA
- a CDS encoding MlaC/ttg2D family ABC transporter substrate-binding protein yields MKSFKRISKYLGMTLLLVSGALFAQVPDQATPPDALIKMVVTDVMASVKADPEIQKGNIPKIVDLVEKKIVPYADMRRTTEMAMGPNWKKATPEQQAQLTSEFKGLLIRTYSGALSQLRDQTVQFKALRAAPDDKDVVVKTVVLGRGDPVPLDYRLEKTDKGWKVYDMNIMGVWLVEAYRNQFSNQISQNGIEGLVKFLQDRNKQLATAKPAN; encoded by the coding sequence ATGAAGAGCTTCAAACGGATATCTAAATACCTGGGCATGACTTTGCTTTTGGTTTCTGGTGCGCTATTTGCGCAAGTGCCTGACCAGGCAACTCCTCCAGACGCCCTAATTAAGATGGTCGTTACAGACGTGATGGCTTCTGTAAAGGCGGATCCAGAAATTCAAAAAGGCAATATTCCAAAAATCGTCGATTTGGTTGAAAAGAAAATTGTTCCGTATGCCGATATGCGTCGTACTACTGAAATGGCGATGGGTCCGAATTGGAAAAAAGCAACTCCTGAGCAACAGGCTCAACTCACTTCTGAATTTAAGGGCCTGCTAATTCGTACTTACTCTGGCGCTCTCAGTCAATTACGTGATCAGACCGTGCAATTTAAAGCGCTACGTGCAGCCCCAGACGACAAAGATGTCGTTGTTAAAACTGTTGTTCTTGGCCGCGGTGATCCGGTACCTTTGGATTACCGCCTGGAGAAAACGGATAAAGGTTGGAAGGTATACGACATGAACATCATGGGTGTTTGGTTGGTCGAAGCCTATCGAAATCAATTTTCAAATCAAATTAGTCAAAACGGTATTGAAGGTCTTGTGAAGTTTTTGCAAGATCGCAACAAACAATTAGCCACTGCTAAGCCAGCAAATTAA
- the mlaD gene encoding outer membrane lipid asymmetry maintenance protein MlaD produces the protein MRKSAIDIWVGIFVAIGLLAALFLALKVGNMNAVSFAPTYKISARFDNIGGLKPRAPVKSAGVVVGRIANISFDDKTYQATVMMTIEDSYKFPKDSSAKILTSGLLGEQYIGLEAGGSDDMLVNGEKISQTQSAIVLENLISQFLYNKAADSGQEKSAAK, from the coding sequence ATGAGAAAAAGTGCAATTGATATCTGGGTAGGAATTTTTGTTGCCATCGGTTTATTGGCCGCATTATTTCTGGCATTGAAAGTTGGCAACATGAATGCAGTGTCATTTGCACCGACATACAAAATCTCAGCGCGCTTTGACAACATCGGTGGATTAAAACCACGTGCGCCTGTAAAGAGTGCCGGTGTGGTGGTGGGGCGTATTGCCAACATCTCGTTTGATGACAAAACCTATCAAGCAACCGTCATGATGACCATCGAAGATTCTTATAAGTTCCCTAAGGATTCATCTGCAAAGATTTTGACTTCAGGTCTATTGGGCGAACAGTACATTGGCCTTGAGGCTGGCGGGTCAGATGATATGTTGGTCAACGGCGAAAAGATTTCGCAAACCCAATCAGCAATTGTTCTTGAGAATTTAATCAGTCAGTTCTTGTACAACAAAGCGGCTGATAGTGGTCAAGAGAAGAGTGCAGCAAAATAA
- a CDS encoding BolA family protein produces the protein MLPTPEQIEGYIKNGINCTHIQVEGDGQHFFATIVSPEFEGKRLVQRHQLVYGAMGDRMKAEVHALSIKAFTPEEFAQNPAA, from the coding sequence ATGTTGCCAACCCCCGAGCAAATTGAGGGCTATATCAAAAACGGTATTAACTGTACTCACATTCAAGTTGAGGGTGATGGACAACATTTTTTCGCAACGATTGTTAGCCCAGAGTTTGAGGGCAAACGTTTAGTGCAGCGTCATCAATTGGTTTATGGTGCAATGGGCGATCGCATGAAGGCTGAAGTGCACGCACTTTCAATCAAGGCTTTTACGCCTGAAGAGTTTGCACAAAACCCAGCTGCCTAA
- a CDS encoding ABC transporter ATP-binding protein, whose translation MHSAISIKNISKQYGALQALDDVSLAIEPGEFFGLLGPNGAGKTTLISILAGLVRADKGHAAILGADVQTSFREARRMLGVVPQELVFDPFFTVRETLRFQSGYFGIRNNDAWIDEIMANLDLTGKADSNMRALSGGMKRRVLVAQALVHRPPVIILDEPTAGVDVELRQSLWQFISRLNQDGHTIVLTTHYLEEAEALCQRIAMLKQGKIVALDTTANLLARYGSVKKDGEGKTDLEEVFVNIMSGGAL comes from the coding sequence ATGCATTCAGCAATTTCTATTAAGAACATATCAAAGCAATACGGAGCTCTTCAAGCGCTCGATGATGTTTCATTGGCAATCGAGCCTGGGGAGTTTTTTGGCCTCCTGGGGCCCAATGGCGCTGGAAAAACTACGCTAATTTCCATTTTGGCTGGCTTAGTGCGAGCAGACAAAGGCCATGCAGCGATTTTGGGTGCCGATGTTCAGACTTCATTTCGTGAAGCCCGTCGTATGCTTGGCGTTGTTCCCCAAGAATTAGTGTTTGATCCATTTTTTACTGTTCGCGAGACCTTGCGCTTCCAGTCGGGTTACTTTGGCATCCGCAACAATGATGCATGGATCGACGAGATCATGGCCAATTTAGATCTCACTGGTAAAGCCGATAGCAATATGCGTGCATTATCGGGCGGTATGAAGCGCCGTGTATTGGTTGCTCAAGCCTTGGTCCATAGACCACCCGTCATTATTTTAGATGAGCCTACAGCGGGTGTTGATGTTGAGTTACGTCAGTCCTTGTGGCAATTTATTAGCCGTTTGAATCAAGATGGCCACACCATTGTGTTGACGACGCATTACCTAGAAGAAGCAGAGGCTTTGTGCCAGCGCATTGCAATGCTCAAGCAAGGCAAGATTGTTGCTTTGGACACTACCGCTAACTTACTAGCGCGTTATGGCTCCGTGAAAAAAGATGGCGAAGGCAAAACCGATCTCGAAGAGGTTTTTGTCAACATCATGTCAGGGGGTGCATTGTGA
- a CDS encoding MlaA family lipoprotein, with the protein MAAALVGCASIPAGVEPSPNDPWEPFNRSVFEFNEGLDAYLLKPVVAGYRFVLPELVRDGIYNFFSNYNDIYNVAYNLLQGKPGYAFNDLMRVVVNTTMGLGGFIDLATPGGLEKHKEDWGQTLGVWGVPSGPYVVLPFFGPSNVRDTFGTVADLESDYLFKYVKDVGLRNSITGLRVVNARNTYYEAGDLLDGAAIDKYSFMRDAYIQRRAYQINEGRDDEEPQMPVYENPYE; encoded by the coding sequence ATGGCCGCTGCGTTAGTAGGCTGTGCTTCCATTCCTGCTGGGGTAGAGCCCTCTCCAAATGATCCATGGGAGCCATTTAACCGTTCCGTATTTGAATTTAACGAAGGCTTAGATGCCTATTTGTTAAAACCTGTGGTGGCGGGATATCGATTTGTATTGCCTGAGCTTGTTCGCGATGGTATCTATAACTTCTTTAGCAATTACAACGATATCTATAACGTTGCATATAACTTGCTTCAGGGTAAACCAGGCTATGCCTTCAATGATTTAATGCGCGTGGTTGTGAATACGACGATGGGTTTGGGAGGCTTCATCGATTTGGCGACACCAGGCGGTCTTGAAAAGCATAAAGAAGATTGGGGTCAAACTCTTGGCGTATGGGGTGTTCCTTCCGGCCCATATGTCGTTCTGCCATTCTTTGGGCCAAGCAACGTACGCGATACCTTTGGTACGGTTGCCGATTTAGAGTCCGACTACCTCTTTAAGTACGTTAAGGATGTAGGCTTGCGTAATAGCATTACTGGCTTGCGTGTAGTGAATGCCCGCAATACCTACTACGAGGCTGGCGACTTGCTAGATGGCGCCGCAATTGATAAGTACAGTTTTATGCGTGATGCTTATATTCAAAGACGTGCGTATCAAATTAATGAGGGTCGAGATGACGAAGAACCTCAGATGCCTGTTTACGAGAATCCTTACGAGTAA
- a CDS encoding STAS domain-containing protein, whose protein sequence is MPFLLPQTVTQENALQLQKEGLLNAAALKIIDCSALKDFDSTVLTVLLAWQKKLQADGQSLSVQNSPEKLKVLANVYGISALLGL, encoded by the coding sequence ATGCCATTTCTTTTGCCACAAACAGTTACACAAGAAAATGCTCTGCAGTTGCAGAAAGAGGGCTTACTAAACGCCGCCGCATTAAAAATAATCGACTGCTCTGCGCTTAAAGATTTTGATTCGACTGTTCTGACTGTATTGCTGGCTTGGCAAAAAAAGTTACAGGCTGATGGACAATCTTTATCGGTTCAGAACTCTCCTGAAAAACTTAAAGTGTTGGCCAATGTATATGGCATCTCTGCATTGCTAGGTTTGTAA